In Flavobacteriales bacterium, a single window of DNA contains:
- a CDS encoding alpha/beta fold hydrolase: TPIIADGVERQTASEERITYISGNDTLVGYLSSPQTERPYPVIVVLHSASHGHHDNDLYNHLETQMNDMGVGVFTYDRRGSGESTGDFNTASLPTLAQDALNAIEELRTRSDIDTDRIGLFGISQGGWLGPIAYSISPSDISFMILVSSSGVSPADQMEYSAVTTLKMNGHSQEVIDKAIHLRNITNAYYRGRRDRESTQEEIDRFREEEWFNDVYLPWQGNLPNDVGVTKWIHEMDLDPVEYFQHVDIPIALFYGATDRWVPIEESMDVWRTVFEKNGNTNFEFHRIDRAGHMMILDEDNEPEVEIISDQYTKALKRWVVENVFE, encoded by the coding sequence GCACACCTATCATCGCAGATGGAGTTGAACGTCAGACGGCCAGCGAAGAGCGGATAACATATATTTCCGGTAACGATACCCTGGTGGGATACTTGAGTAGCCCGCAGACGGAGCGCCCATATCCGGTGATCGTGGTATTGCATTCTGCCAGCCATGGCCATCATGATAACGACCTCTACAATCATCTGGAAACACAAATGAATGACATGGGCGTGGGTGTGTTCACCTACGATAGAAGGGGTTCTGGCGAATCGACCGGGGACTTCAACACTGCCAGCCTTCCCACACTCGCTCAGGATGCTTTAAACGCTATCGAAGAACTGAGAACCCGGAGCGATATTGATACAGATAGGATAGGCTTATTCGGTATCAGTCAAGGCGGATGGTTAGGCCCGATAGCCTATTCGATATCTCCCTCAGATATATCATTCATGATATTGGTCTCCAGCTCTGGCGTCAGTCCAGCAGATCAGATGGAGTATAGTGCTGTTACCACTTTGAAAATGAATGGTCATTCGCAGGAGGTGATCGACAAGGCCATACACTTACGTAATATCACCAATGCATATTACCGAGGCAGGAGAGATAGAGAGAGTACTCAGGAAGAGATCGATAGGTTCAGGGAAGAAGAGTGGTTCAATGATGTATATCTGCCTTGGCAAGGGAATCTACCTAATGATGTAGGGGTGACGAAGTGGATCCATGAAATGGATCTCGACCCGGTGGAATATTTCCAGCATGTGGATATCCCCATTGCACTGTTCTACGGAGCGACTGACCGTTGGGTGCCGATCGAGGAGAGTATGGATGTTTGGAGAACCGTCTTTGAAAAGAATGGCAACACAAATTTCGAGTTCCACCGGATTGACAGAGCGGGGCACATGATGATCCTGGATGAAGACAATGAGCCTGAAGTAGAAATAATCTCAGACCAATACACGAAGGCATTAAAACGATGGGTGGTTGAAAATGTGTTTGAATAA